Proteins from a single region of Rhodovibrio salinarum DSM 9154:
- the sufD gene encoding Fe-S cluster assembly protein SufD, whose product MSESALQPFHQQYTALTNAGSLPGNALPWLTNLRERGMARFDELGFPTPRVESWKYTNLRALERQVFHPATTMTATLGLDRVPSLIGEQAGHRAVFVNGRFRAEMSNLDRLPDGAKVLSFAQALEHEPNLLAEDIDQIAEGQDDQPFYQLNSAFMEDGLVLHIEEGAKVEEPIEVVYLAAADAEPLAYHPRHLIVAGKNSEATLVEHHVGIGEANTLANHVTEIRVEPGAKLHHYKLNAETDAAFHISTLHARVQENAFYDSFTLTTGGQLTRNEPHIKLEGSFADARLNGAYLQRAKQHCDNTTLIEHAVPDTHCREIFKGALEGKGRAVFAGKLHVYPDAQRTDGNQLSRCLLLSNQAEIDTKPELEIYADDVVCSHGCTAGELEKDPLFYLRSRGIPHALARRMMVESFLAEVVQEMTNEDLRQAFLDRITDWLARSDQ is encoded by the coding sequence ATGAGCGAAAGCGCGCTCCAACCGTTCCACCAGCAGTACACGGCGCTCACCAACGCCGGCAGCCTACCCGGTAATGCCCTGCCGTGGCTGACCAACCTGCGCGAACGCGGGATGGCCCGCTTCGATGAGTTGGGCTTCCCGACGCCACGGGTGGAGAGCTGGAAGTACACCAACCTGCGCGCCCTGGAGCGCCAGGTGTTCCACCCGGCGACCACGATGACCGCCACGCTCGGCCTCGACCGCGTGCCCAGCCTGATCGGCGAGCAGGCCGGTCACCGCGCGGTGTTCGTCAACGGCCGTTTCCGGGCGGAAATGTCCAACCTGGACCGCCTGCCCGACGGCGCCAAGGTGCTGTCCTTCGCCCAGGCACTCGAACATGAGCCGAACCTGCTGGCCGAAGACATCGACCAGATCGCCGAGGGCCAGGACGACCAGCCATTCTACCAGCTGAACAGCGCGTTCATGGAAGACGGGCTGGTCCTGCACATCGAGGAAGGTGCCAAGGTCGAGGAGCCGATCGAGGTCGTCTATCTGGCCGCCGCCGACGCGGAGCCACTGGCCTATCACCCACGCCACCTGATCGTCGCCGGCAAGAACAGCGAGGCGACCCTGGTCGAGCACCATGTCGGCATCGGCGAGGCGAATACGCTGGCCAACCACGTCACGGAGATCCGTGTCGAGCCGGGCGCCAAGCTGCATCACTACAAGCTGAACGCCGAAACCGATGCGGCCTTCCACATCTCGACGCTGCACGCGCGGGTGCAGGAAAACGCCTTCTACGACAGCTTCACGCTGACCACGGGCGGCCAGCTCACCCGCAACGAGCCGCACATCAAGCTGGAAGGCAGCTTCGCCGACGCACGGCTCAACGGCGCCTACCTGCAGCGCGCCAAGCAGCACTGCGACAACACCACGCTGATCGAGCACGCGGTGCCGGACACGCACTGCCGCGAGATCTTCAAGGGCGCGCTCGAGGGCAAGGGCCGTGCGGTGTTCGCCGGCAAGCTCCACGTCTACCCGGACGCTCAGCGCACCGACGGCAACCAGCTGTCGCGCTGCCTGTTGCTGTCCAACCAGGCGGAGATCGACACCAAGCCGGAGCTGGAGATCTACGCCGACGACGTGGTCTGCAGCCACGGTTGCACCGCTGGCGAGCTTGAGAAGGATCCGCTGTTCTATCTGCGTTCGCGTGGCATACCCCATGCCCTTGCGCGGCGCATGATGGTGGAGTCCTTCCTCGCCGAGGTGGTCCAGGAGATGACCAATGAGGACCTGCGCCAAGCATTCCTCGACCGGATCACCGATTGGCTGGCCCGCTCGGACCAGTAA
- a CDS encoding aminotransferase class V-fold PLP-dependent enzyme has translation MSDITDAAVPQQGNPNAAGSTGSGHTGSARNTLDVERVRADFPILHQEIYGKPLAYLDNAASSQKPRPVINAMTEAMESYYANVHRGVHRLSQVSTDHYEGARETIARFINAPKSDEVIFTRGATEAINLVASSYGRAFLKPGQEVLITELEHHANIVPWQMLRDQLGIKLRVAPVDDDGTLRAEAVTELIGENTGLVAIAHISNALGTIVPLQEITAAAHAKGVPVLVDGCQAPPHQKVDVQALGVDFYAFSGHKMYGPTGIGVLWGRWDLLKKMPPYQGGGEMIYSVTFEKSTFKEPPHGFEAGTPAIVEAIGLGAAVDWLSGHDLDAVAAHEHKLLAYATERLSAIEGLNIIGRAEPKAAIVSFTMDQAHPHDIGTIVDRAGVAVRAGHHCAQPLMERYGLSATVRASFGIYNTEQEVDQLADALQVVKELFG, from the coding sequence GTGAGCGACATAACCGACGCCGCCGTACCGCAGCAGGGAAATCCCAACGCAGCCGGCTCCACCGGCAGCGGACATACCGGGTCCGCGCGCAACACGCTCGACGTCGAGCGCGTGCGCGCGGACTTTCCGATTCTGCATCAGGAAATCTACGGCAAGCCACTCGCCTACCTGGACAACGCGGCTTCCAGCCAAAAGCCGCGTCCGGTCATCAACGCGATGACGGAGGCGATGGAGAGCTACTACGCCAACGTCCACCGCGGCGTGCACCGTCTCTCCCAAGTCTCGACCGACCATTACGAAGGCGCGCGCGAGACCATTGCCCGCTTCATCAACGCGCCGAAGAGCGACGAGGTGATCTTCACCCGCGGCGCGACGGAAGCGATCAATCTGGTCGCCTCGTCCTACGGCCGGGCGTTCCTGAAACCGGGCCAGGAAGTCCTGATCACCGAGCTGGAGCACCATGCCAATATCGTTCCCTGGCAGATGCTACGCGACCAGCTGGGCATCAAGCTGCGCGTGGCCCCGGTCGACGACGACGGCACCCTGCGCGCGGAAGCAGTCACCGAGCTGATCGGCGAGAACACCGGCCTGGTCGCGATCGCCCATATCTCGAACGCGCTGGGGACCATTGTCCCCCTTCAGGAAATCACGGCGGCCGCGCATGCCAAGGGCGTTCCGGTGCTGGTCGACGGCTGCCAGGCGCCGCCACATCAGAAGGTCGACGTGCAGGCACTGGGCGTGGATTTCTACGCCTTCTCAGGCCACAAGATGTACGGGCCGACCGGGATCGGTGTGCTGTGGGGGCGCTGGGATCTGCTGAAAAAGATGCCGCCCTACCAGGGCGGCGGGGAGATGATCTACTCGGTCACCTTCGAGAAGAGCACCTTCAAAGAGCCGCCGCATGGTTTCGAGGCGGGCACGCCCGCGATCGTCGAGGCGATCGGCCTCGGCGCGGCCGTCGATTGGCTGTCCGGTCATGACCTCGACGCGGTCGCGGCGCACGAACACAAGCTCTTGGCGTACGCCACAGAACGCCTATCTGCTATCGAGGGCCTTAACATCATCGGGCGCGCGGAGCCCAAGGCCGCGATCGTCTCGTTCACCATGGACCAAGCGCACCCGCATGACATTGGCACGATCGTCGACCGCGCCGGCGTGGCGGTCCGCGCCGGGCACCACTGCGCGCAGCCGCTGATGGAGCGCTACGGCCTGAGCGCGACGGTGCGCGCGTCGTTCGGCATCTACAATACCGAGCAGGAGGTCGACCAACTGGCCGACGCGCTGCAGGTCGTGAAGGAGTTGTTCGGCTGA
- the sufU gene encoding Fe-S cluster assembly sulfur transfer protein SufU produces MMDELRELYQDVILDHGKKPRNFGGLEGYNHLAQGHNPMCGDTLVVYLKVDDDNVIQGVSFKGKGCAISVASASMMTEILKGKPVAEAEKLFHTFHDMCTKDDPEIPEGIDEDAVERLQVLAGVREFPVRVKCATLAWHTMEAAVHGNEEISTE; encoded by the coding sequence ATGATGGACGAGCTGCGCGAGCTCTATCAGGACGTGATCCTGGACCACGGCAAGAAGCCGCGGAACTTCGGCGGGTTGGAAGGCTACAACCACCTCGCCCAGGGACATAACCCGATGTGTGGCGACACGCTGGTGGTTTACCTGAAAGTGGATGACGACAACGTAATCCAGGGAGTCTCGTTCAAGGGCAAGGGCTGCGCGATCTCGGTCGCCTCCGCCTCGATGATGACGGAGATTCTCAAGGGCAAACCAGTCGCGGAGGCGGAAAAGCTGTTCCACACCTTCCACGACATGTGCACCAAGGACGACCCTGAGATTCCCGAAGGCATCGACGAGGACGCGGTGGAGCGTCTGCAAGTGCTTGCAGGCGTCCGCGAGTTCCCGGTCCGGGTGAAGTGCGCAACGCTTGCATGGCACACGATGGAAGCCGCCGTGCACGGCAACGAGGAGATCTCGACCGAATAG
- a CDS encoding iron-sulfur cluster assembly protein yields the protein MYTVDMNNIDDTIDPTETEGLNSTAGEPLPAGVTPATEDEIVEKLKECFDPEIPVNIYDLGLIYDLKIHETGDVDVVMTLTAPACPVAGSMPPMVSQAVSDLPNTGKVSVTLTWDPPWSMDLMSEDARLALGF from the coding sequence ATGTACACCGTCGATATGAACAACATCGACGACACGATCGATCCCACGGAAACCGAGGGACTCAACTCGACCGCCGGCGAGCCCCTACCCGCCGGAGTCACGCCCGCGACCGAGGATGAGATCGTGGAGAAGCTGAAAGAATGCTTCGATCCGGAAATTCCGGTCAACATCTACGATCTCGGTCTGATCTACGACCTCAAGATTCACGAAACCGGCGACGTGGATGTCGTCATGACCCTGACGGCCCCGGCCTGTCCGGTGGCGGGATCGATGCCCCCGATGGTCTCCCAAGCGGTCAGCGACCTGCCGAATACCGGCAAGGTGTCGGTGACCCTGACCTGGGATCCGCCGTGGTCGATGGATCTGATGAGCGAGGATGCGCGTCTGGCTCTGGGATTCTAG
- a CDS encoding HesB/IscA family protein — protein MAGPAMISLTDAAAQRVRDLMGKSDQPVSGLRIGVKPRGCSGLAYYFEYASEKRQNEDEIDDKGVKLFIDPASVMFLFGSEIDYQEGKIESGFVFNNPNEKGRCGCGESFTV, from the coding sequence ATGGCCGGTCCCGCGATGATCTCCCTCACCGACGCCGCCGCACAGCGGGTCAGGGACCTGATGGGCAAAAGCGATCAGCCGGTTAGCGGGCTGCGCATCGGCGTCAAGCCGCGCGGCTGCTCCGGGCTGGCCTACTACTTCGAGTACGCCAGTGAAAAGCGCCAGAACGAGGACGAGATCGACGACAAGGGCGTGAAGCTGTTCATTGACCCGGCGTCGGTCATGTTCCTGTTCGGCTCCGAGATCGACTATCAGGAAGGCAAAATCGAAAGCGGTTTCGTCTTCAACAACCCGAACGAAAAGGGTCGTTGCGGCTGCGGCGAAAGCTTCACCGTCTGA
- a CDS encoding FAD-binding oxidoreductase yields MTQRDPAVRDTKLDASAPDFPVREATCRVHAVEAATHDTRIVRLRVEDGGPFDYAAGQYARVAFPGFDPRDYSIASRPGDRDLVFHIRNIGGGPSHYVATQLNKNERVTVRGPFGHTYLRSHRPDPIVAIGGGSGLGQMAAIVEEALAYGHDAPVHLYFGARAERDVYLEERMGLLVDQYPNFRFVPVLSEPEAGTERRIALVTDALIADAPDLAGAVSYLAGPPPMVEAATKALTDLGVAPEDIHADAFISEAQRKLRDGEI; encoded by the coding sequence ATGACGCAACGCGACCCCGCCGTCCGCGACACCAAGCTCGATGCCAGCGCCCCGGATTTCCCGGTTCGCGAGGCGACCTGCCGCGTGCACGCAGTGGAAGCCGCAACCCACGACACCCGTATCGTCCGGCTGCGCGTGGAAGACGGCGGGCCATTCGACTATGCCGCAGGACAGTACGCGCGTGTTGCCTTTCCGGGCTTCGATCCGCGCGACTATTCGATCGCCAGCCGCCCCGGCGACCGCGATCTGGTTTTCCACATCCGCAACATCGGCGGCGGCCCCAGCCACTACGTTGCGACCCAGCTCAACAAGAACGAACGCGTCACGGTGCGCGGGCCGTTCGGCCATACCTACCTGCGCAGCCATCGCCCGGACCCGATCGTCGCAATCGGCGGCGGTTCCGGTTTGGGCCAGATGGCAGCGATTGTGGAAGAGGCGCTGGCCTACGGCCATGACGCGCCGGTGCATCTCTATTTCGGTGCCCGCGCGGAGCGCGACGTCTACCTGGAAGAACGGATGGGCTTGCTGGTCGACCAGTACCCGAATTTCCGCTTCGTCCCCGTCCTCTCCGAACCGGAGGCCGGGACCGAGCGGCGCATCGCTCTGGTCACCGACGCCCTCATCGCCGATGCGCCCGACCTCGCGGGCGCCGTCAGCTATCTTGCCGGCCCGCCACCGATGGTCGAAGCCGCCACCAAGGCCCTGACCGACCTCGGCGTTGCTCCCGAGGACATTCACGCCGACGCCTTCATCTCCGAAGCCCAACGCAAACTGCGCGACGGCGAGATTTAG
- a CDS encoding cobyrinate a,c-diamide synthase translates to MASPPVDETPPGLLIAAPASGSGKTLATLALLRALKRRGTRVASLKVGPDYIDPAFHTAASGRPCLNFDGWAMRAATRAEVLRRLSRDAEVLVGEGVMGLFDGAAGGAGSTAEAARLTGWPVVLVVDAKGMAASAAALLEGFARHDPGVDVAGVIFNRVGGEGHAALLREAAARAGVACLGCLPRDDRLEMPSRHLGLVQAGEHGDLEARIESAADWLAPSVDLDALIAMARPTELAPGQAGPPLPPLGQRIAVARDAAFAFAYDGVLQGWRDAGAEVVPFSPLADAAPDRQADAVYLPGGYPELYADRLAGAQRFLNGLREAARRGAWVFGECGGYMALGRHLIDADGTAHAMAGLLDVETSFAEPRLHLGYRTVKLMVETPFGPAGTRVRGHEFHYARTRHETGRPLARVGDASGRDRGATGLVAGQVMGSFLHLIDRAHDSSGQDTAAPQTAEVGSTAPVAEKGGGGHRQVE, encoded by the coding sequence GTGGCGTCTCCGCCTGTGGATGAAACGCCGCCGGGCCTGCTGATCGCCGCACCGGCGTCCGGGAGCGGCAAGACCCTGGCGACTCTGGCCCTGTTGCGTGCCCTGAAGCGTCGCGGTACGCGCGTTGCTTCCCTCAAAGTCGGTCCTGACTATATCGACCCCGCGTTTCATACGGCGGCGAGTGGCCGGCCCTGCCTGAACTTCGATGGTTGGGCGATGCGCGCGGCAACGCGGGCAGAGGTGTTGCGCCGGCTGTCGCGGGATGCCGAGGTGCTGGTGGGCGAGGGGGTGATGGGCCTGTTCGACGGCGCGGCCGGCGGCGCCGGGTCGACCGCGGAAGCCGCGCGTCTGACTGGTTGGCCGGTGGTTCTGGTGGTCGATGCCAAGGGCATGGCCGCCTCCGCCGCTGCACTGCTCGAAGGCTTCGCGCGCCACGATCCCGGTGTCGACGTGGCGGGCGTGATCTTCAACCGTGTCGGCGGGGAAGGACACGCCGCTCTGTTGCGCGAGGCGGCCGCCCGGGCCGGTGTCGCGTGCCTGGGCTGCTTGCCGCGGGATGACCGGTTGGAGATGCCGTCCCGCCACCTGGGCCTGGTTCAGGCGGGCGAGCACGGCGATCTGGAAGCCCGGATCGAGTCGGCTGCCGACTGGCTGGCGCCATCGGTGGATTTGGACGCTTTGATCGCGATGGCCCGGCCGACCGAGCTCGCGCCCGGTCAGGCAGGACCGCCGCTGCCACCACTCGGCCAGCGAATCGCGGTCGCACGCGATGCGGCGTTCGCGTTCGCCTACGACGGGGTGCTGCAGGGGTGGCGGGACGCCGGGGCCGAGGTCGTGCCCTTTTCCCCGCTGGCGGACGCGGCGCCGGATCGACAAGCGGATGCGGTTTACCTACCGGGCGGGTATCCGGAGCTCTACGCGGACCGATTGGCCGGCGCCCAAAGGTTTCTGAATGGCCTGCGCGAAGCGGCTCGGCGCGGGGCCTGGGTGTTTGGGGAGTGCGGTGGATACATGGCGCTGGGCCGCCATCTCATTGACGCGGACGGGACGGCGCACGCGATGGCCGGGCTGCTGGACGTCGAGACCAGCTTCGCCGAGCCGCGCCTGCACCTCGGCTACCGCACGGTAAAGCTGATGGTGGAGACGCCGTTCGGTCCCGCTGGCACGCGCGTGCGCGGGCACGAGTTCCATTATGCCCGCACGCGGCATGAGACGGGCAGACCGCTTGCCAGGGTTGGCGACGCCTCGGGCCGCGACCGCGGGGCGACCGGCTTGGTCGCTGGCCAGGTGATGGGGTCGTTCCTGCACCTGATCGACCGCGCGCATGACAGCTCTGGACAGGATACTGCTGCGCCGCAGACTGCCGAAGTCGGCAGCACCGCTCCGGTTGCGGAAAAGGGAGGGGGCGGTCACCGGCAGGTAGAATGA
- the cobA gene encoding uroporphyrinogen-III C-methyltransferase → MHGLPIDLPQMQPGWVWLVGSGPGDAALMTLAGYGALQQADHVIYDALVDQRILDMAGAHTVLEYAGKRGGRPSAKQVDISYRLVQLARENKRVLRLKGGDPFVFGRGGEEALSLVQAGIQFRIVPGISAGIGGLAYAGIPVTHRETNSAVTFVTGHGTTGEVPDGIDWHALAKSSPVIVAYMAMKHLHQITTRLLEGGRRPDEPVAVICQASTSSQQVLETTVARAHADVQESGLQPPAVVVFGEVVRLRAGLDWLGAMAGRVLEGDPLGTRSKWETG, encoded by the coding sequence ATGCATGGACTTCCGATCGATTTGCCGCAGATGCAGCCGGGGTGGGTGTGGCTGGTCGGCTCCGGGCCGGGCGATGCCGCACTGATGACGCTGGCGGGTTACGGCGCCCTGCAGCAGGCCGACCACGTGATCTACGATGCGCTGGTCGATCAGAGAATCCTGGACATGGCCGGCGCGCACACCGTGCTTGAGTATGCGGGCAAGCGCGGCGGGCGGCCGTCGGCCAAGCAGGTCGACATCTCCTACCGGCTGGTTCAGCTGGCGCGCGAGAACAAGCGCGTGCTGCGGCTCAAGGGCGGTGACCCGTTCGTGTTCGGCCGCGGCGGGGAAGAAGCGCTGAGCCTGGTTCAGGCCGGCATCCAATTCCGGATCGTCCCTGGCATCTCGGCCGGGATCGGCGGGTTGGCCTATGCCGGTATCCCGGTCACGCATCGGGAGACCAATTCCGCTGTCACCTTCGTGACCGGCCACGGCACGACCGGTGAGGTACCGGACGGCATCGATTGGCACGCGCTGGCCAAGTCCTCCCCGGTGATCGTGGCCTACATGGCGATGAAACACCTACACCAGATCACCACGCGTCTCCTAGAGGGCGGGCGTCGGCCGGACGAGCCGGTCGCGGTGATCTGTCAGGCAAGTACCAGCAGCCAGCAGGTCTTGGAGACGACGGTCGCGCGCGCTCACGCGGACGTGCAGGAAAGCGGCCTGCAACCGCCTGCGGTGGTCGTGTTCGGCGAGGTGGTGCGCCTGCGCGCCGGACTCGACTGGCTGGGCGCGATGGCCGGTCGGGTGCTGGAAGGCGACCCGCTGGGAACCCGCAGTAAGTGGGAGACCGGGTGA
- a CDS encoding cobalt-precorrin-5B (C(1))-methyltransferase — MARKPDGELRRGWTTGACATAATKAAYSALLTGNFPDPVTIHLPKGQEPAFALAIHSLEADSATAGVIKDAGDDPDVTHGCLVRVTVTRGAPGSGVVFVAGEGVGTVTRSGLQIPPGEAAVNPVPRQLMTDHVAEVAQAHGDAGDVRLEIAIPGGTEIAKETLNGRLGILGGLSVLGTTGVVIPYSCASWIHSIHRGIDVAREAGMTHVAGATGSTSEAAVKALYGLDEIALLDMGDFAGGLLKYLREHPVAKLSIAGGFGKLAKLAQGHLDLHSGKSRVDTGFLAEVLGEMGAGAEVVAQARGCETGAQVLAVARAYDLPLADLIAARAAAVAQETAGDRVKVEVLIFDREGTQLGSSEAVSLGA; from the coding sequence ATGGCACGCAAACCGGACGGGGAGCTGAGACGGGGCTGGACCACGGGCGCCTGCGCGACCGCGGCGACAAAAGCTGCCTATAGCGCGCTCCTGACCGGCAACTTCCCCGACCCGGTCACGATCCACCTGCCCAAGGGCCAGGAACCGGCCTTCGCGCTCGCCATCCACAGCCTGGAGGCGGACAGCGCCACCGCCGGCGTGATCAAGGACGCGGGCGACGACCCGGACGTCACCCACGGCTGCCTAGTACGCGTCACCGTCACCCGCGGCGCCCCCGGCAGCGGCGTCGTCTTCGTCGCCGGCGAGGGCGTCGGCACCGTGACCCGCAGCGGCCTGCAGATTCCCCCCGGCGAGGCGGCGGTGAACCCGGTGCCCCGACAGCTGATGACCGATCACGTGGCTGAAGTTGCGCAGGCCCATGGCGACGCCGGCGACGTCCGGCTGGAAATCGCCATTCCCGGCGGCACGGAGATCGCCAAGGAGACGCTGAACGGGCGACTGGGGATTCTCGGCGGGCTGTCGGTGCTCGGCACGACGGGGGTGGTAATCCCCTACTCCTGCGCCTCCTGGATTCACTCGATCCACCGCGGCATCGACGTCGCGCGCGAGGCCGGCATGACCCACGTCGCGGGCGCCACCGGCTCGACCAGTGAGGCGGCGGTCAAGGCGCTCTACGGCCTGGACGAGATCGCGCTTTTGGACATGGGCGATTTCGCCGGCGGCTTGCTGAAATACCTGCGCGAGCATCCGGTGGCGAAGCTGTCGATCGCCGGCGGCTTCGGCAAGCTGGCCAAGCTGGCGCAGGGCCACCTCGATCTGCATTCGGGCAAGAGCCGGGTCGATACCGGCTTCCTGGCCGAAGTGCTGGGCGAGATGGGCGCCGGCGCGGAGGTAGTCGCACAGGCGCGCGGCTGCGAGACAGGCGCCCAGGTGCTCGCCGTGGCACGGGCCTACGACCTGCCGCTGGCGGACCTGATTGCGGCGCGCGCGGCCGCGGTGGCGCAGGAGACGGCGGGCGACCGGGTCAAGGTCGAGGTCCTGATCTTCGACCGAGAGGGCACCCAACTCGGCTCGAGCGAGGCGGTGTCGCTTGGCGCTTGA
- a CDS encoding cobalt-precorrin-6A reductase produces the protein MALETATPTHLLILGGTAEAAALARRLDGVPGLQVTSSLAGRTTGGRDLPGSLRVGGFGGVDGLAAYLATAEIDLLVDATHPFAAEITRNAAAACAAAGVARLRLQRPAWQPMTGDRWEYVDAPATAAPALGRHGANVFLATGRSDLAAFSHLGDKHFLVRLVESPQAPLELAHATLVTGRGPFREAEDRALLQKHAIDVVVTKNSGGDGAYAKLAAARALGLPVVMIDRPPEPEGETVASVNDARDWVLARIGR, from the coding sequence TTGGCGCTTGAGACGGCCACCCCCACGCACCTATTGATCCTGGGCGGCACGGCGGAAGCCGCGGCGCTCGCCCGGCGGCTGGATGGCGTCCCGGGCCTGCAGGTAACCAGTTCCCTCGCCGGGCGCACCACGGGCGGGCGCGACCTGCCGGGAAGCCTGCGGGTTGGCGGCTTCGGCGGGGTTGACGGCCTGGCCGCCTACCTGGCGACCGCCGAGATCGATCTGCTGGTCGACGCCACCCACCCGTTCGCCGCCGAGATCACACGCAACGCCGCCGCGGCCTGCGCGGCCGCCGGGGTGGCGCGCCTGCGCCTGCAACGCCCGGCCTGGCAGCCGATGACGGGCGACCGCTGGGAGTACGTGGACGCCCCCGCCACAGCCGCGCCGGCGCTTGGACGTCATGGCGCCAACGTCTTCCTCGCCACGGGCCGCAGCGACCTCGCCGCCTTTTCGCACCTCGGCGACAAGCACTTCCTGGTCCGACTGGTGGAGTCCCCCCAAGCGCCGCTGGAACTTGCGCACGCCACCCTGGTGACCGGCCGTGGCCCGTTCCGGGAGGCCGAGGACCGCGCCCTGCTGCAAAAGCACGCCATCGACGTCGTCGTCACCAAGAACAGCGGCGGCGACGGCGCCTACGCCAAGCTCGCCGCCGCGCGGGCACTCGGGCTGCCGGTGGTGATGATCGACCGACCGCCGGAACCGGAAGGGGAAACGGTTGCGAGCGTGAACGACGCAAGAGACTGGGTACTGGCCCGGATCGGGCGGTGA
- the cobM gene encoding precorrin-4 C(11)-methyltransferase: MTVYFIGAGPGAPDLITVRGQRRIEQCPVCLYAGSLVPEEVIACAPDGAHVLDTASMHLNEIMAEIEAAHADGKDVARVHSGDPSLYGAIAEQIRRLEAAGIPYEIVPGVPAYTAAAASLGKELTLPDVSQTVILTRTAMKSSQMPSGEELETLGQSGATLAIHLSVRNLRYVEEALTPYYGADCPAAVIYRASWPDEQVIRGTLSDIREKARAAKITRTALVMVGRVLGDNDFADSHLYDPDSVHLLRPKRKSG, translated from the coding sequence GTGACCGTGTATTTCATCGGCGCCGGACCGGGCGCCCCGGACCTGATCACCGTGCGCGGCCAGCGCCGCATCGAGCAGTGCCCGGTGTGCCTCTACGCCGGCTCCCTGGTCCCGGAAGAGGTGATCGCCTGCGCGCCCGATGGCGCGCACGTGCTCGACACCGCGTCCATGCACCTGAACGAGATCATGGCGGAGATCGAGGCCGCGCACGCCGACGGCAAGGACGTCGCGCGCGTGCACTCCGGCGATCCCTCGCTCTACGGCGCGATCGCCGAGCAGATCCGTCGGCTGGAGGCGGCCGGCATTCCTTACGAGATCGTCCCCGGCGTGCCAGCCTACACCGCCGCCGCCGCGTCGCTCGGCAAGGAGCTGACGCTACCCGACGTTTCGCAGACGGTGATCCTGACCCGCACGGCGATGAAATCCTCGCAGATGCCGAGTGGCGAAGAGCTGGAAACGCTGGGGCAGAGCGGTGCCACGCTGGCGATCCATCTGTCGGTGCGCAACCTGCGCTACGTCGAGGAGGCGTTGACCCCTTACTACGGCGCCGACTGCCCGGCGGCGGTGATCTACCGCGCTTCCTGGCCGGACGAGCAGGTCATTCGCGGCACCCTGTCCGATATTCGCGAGAAGGCGCGCGCCGCCAAGATCACCCGGACCGCACTGGTGATGGTTGGCCGGGTGCTGGGCGACAACGACTTCGCCGACAGCCATCTGTACGATCCCGACAGCGTCCACCTGCTGCGGCCGAAGCGCAAAAGCGGGTAG